A window from Vigna angularis cultivar LongXiaoDou No.4 chromosome 7, ASM1680809v1, whole genome shotgun sequence encodes these proteins:
- the LOC108337175 gene encoding uncharacterized protein LOC108337175, producing MSDRGAERRVTIRNNHGENLLGILHNSASVSLVIVCHGFQSSKERIPMVNLADALQKDGISAFRFDFAGNGESEGSFQYGNYYKEVEDLRAVVQHFREQKYVITAIIGHSKGGNVALFYASKYKDIHIVVNISGRFNLVRGMEGRLGKRFMQKIKQDGYIDVKNKRGKIMYRVTEESLMDRLSTITHLDCLLIPQDCRVLTIHGSMDETVPAEDALDFDKFISNHELCIIEGADHEFSSQQDKLSSLVLEFIKTHADKDKDTSKQAKIHSRL from the exons ATGAGCGATCGTGGTGCTGAAAGGAGAGTTACCATACGAAACAACCATGGTGAGAATCTCTTGGGGATCTTGCACAATTCAGCTTCAGTTTCGCTTGTTATCGTGTGTCATGGCTTCCAATCTTCCAAG GAAAGGATTCCCATGGTGAATCTTGCTGATGCTCTGCAAAAAGATGGAATCAGTGCTTTCCGCTTTGACTTTGCTGGAAATGG GGAAAGTGAAGGTTCATTTCAATATGGTAACTACTACAAAGAGGTTGAAGATCTGCGAGCTGTAGTTCAACACTTCCGTGAGCAGAAATATGTAATTACAGCAATTATTGGTCATAGTAAAG GGGGTAATGTAGCTCTCTTTTATGCCTCAAAATATAAGGATATTCATATTGTTGTCAATATATCTGGTCGTTTCAATCTAGTGAGAGGCATGGAAGGTCGTTTGGGCAAAAGATTTATGCAAAAGATCAAGCAAGATGGATATAtagatgtaaaaaataaaagag GGAAGATTATGTATCGTGTTACTGAAGAAAGTTTAATGGACCGCCTTTCTACTATAACCCATCTTGACTGCCTATTGATTCCCCAAGATTGCAG GGTGTTGACAATTCATGGATCCATGGATGAAACTGTACCTGCAGAAGATGCTTTAGACTTCGATAAATTCATATCTAATCATGAATTGTGCATCATAGAAGGAGCTGATCATGAGTTTTCTTCTCAACAAGATAAGTTGAGCAGCTTAGTTTTGGAATTCATCAAGACTCATGCAGATAAAGACAAAGATACATCAAAGCAGGCAAAGATTCATTCTCGGTTATAG